Proteins from one Anastrepha obliqua isolate idAnaObli1 chromosome 2, idAnaObli1_1.0, whole genome shotgun sequence genomic window:
- the LOC129238316 gene encoding putative nuclease HARBI1 produces MIICDFDMIIRAVDATRPGASHDAFVFSMSSAKHYYLSQYEAGDRGSWLLGDSGFGIEPFLLTPYRNPGPRSAEHRFNQQHAKARNIVERVIGVLKSRFRCLKTTLPYTPQKVVKIINVCCALHNICRSNQIDDIETETVLENNPIDEEIAENEENSILYSVGRNMYKRLYC; encoded by the exons atgatt ATTTGTGATTTTGATATGATAATAAGAGCAGTAGATGCAACTCGGCCTGGTGCAAGCCATGACGCTTTCGTATTTAGTATGAGCAGTGCAAAACACTATTACCTATCGCAGTATGAAGCTGGTGACCGAGGGTCTTGGCTACTGGGAGATTCTGGTTTTGGTATAGAGCCATTTCTACTGACTCCATATAGAAACCCAGGCCCAAGATCAGCAGAACACAGATTTAACCAGCAGCATGCAAAAGCACGTAACATCGTTGAGCGTGTTATAGGAGTATTAAAAAGTCGGTTTCGTTGTTTGAAAACTACCCTGCCATATACGCCGCAAAAGGTAGTGAAGATAATAAATGTTTGTTGCGCACTACATAACATATGTAGGAGTAATCAAATAGATGACATTGAAACGGAAACCGTATTAGAAAACAATCCAATTGATgaggaaattgctgaaaatgagGAAAACAGTATTTTATATAGTGTTGGCAGAAATATGTATAAGAGACTCTATtgctag